Proteins from a single region of Stutzerimonas stutzeri:
- a CDS encoding triphosphoribosyl-dephospho-CoA synthase, translated as MSAFIARQAQPTLAERLADLAVQALIDEADLSPKPGLVDRRGNGAHDDLHLGLMHASAHALWPAFKAMAEAAQEIGEVGQPLRETLGQLGRDGEADMLRVTGGVNTHRGAIWALGLLSAAAALEADAPDARGVAATAAALARLSDPALPVTSDSHGARVCRTYGVLGAREQAQHGFPAVIEQGLPQLLVSRRAGAGEQNARLDALLAIMSSLTDTCVLHRAGLDGLTRMQQGARAVLAAGGCASLAGRRQLRALEGEMLSLRASPGGAADLLAATLFLDRLAPAAPAPTGSY; from the coding sequence ATGAGTGCATTCATTGCAAGACAGGCGCAGCCGACGCTGGCCGAGCGCCTGGCGGACCTGGCGGTGCAGGCGCTGATCGACGAGGCCGACCTGTCGCCCAAGCCGGGGCTGGTCGACCGGCGTGGCAACGGCGCGCACGACGATCTGCATCTGGGTCTGATGCACGCCTCGGCCCATGCGCTGTGGCCGGCGTTCAAGGCGATGGCCGAAGCGGCGCAGGAAATTGGCGAAGTTGGCCAGCCCTTGCGCGAAACTCTCGGCCAACTGGGCCGCGACGGCGAAGCCGACATGCTCCGCGTGACGGGTGGCGTAAATACCCATCGAGGGGCGATCTGGGCGCTGGGGCTGCTCAGTGCGGCGGCGGCGCTGGAAGCCGACGCGCCTGACGCCCGAGGCGTTGCGGCAACGGCCGCGGCACTGGCCCGTTTGAGCGACCCGGCCCTACCGGTCACTTCCGACAGCCACGGCGCGCGAGTCTGCCGTACCTATGGTGTGCTCGGTGCACGGGAGCAGGCGCAGCATGGCTTTCCTGCCGTCATCGAGCAGGGCCTGCCGCAGCTGCTGGTAAGTCGCCGCGCCGGCGCCGGCGAGCAGAACGCCCGGCTCGATGCACTGCTGGCGATCATGAGCAGCCTGACCGATACCTGCGTGCTGCATCGCGCCGGCCTCGACGGCCTGACCCGGATGCAGCAGGGCGCCCGTGCCGTACTGGCTGCCGGCGGTTGCGCCAGCCTCGCCGGGCGCCGCCAGCTGCGCGCACTGGAAGGCGAGATGTTGTCGCTGCGTGCCTCGCCGGGCGGTGCCGCCGACCTGCTTGCCGCCACCTTATTCCTCGACCGTCTGGCGCCCGCCGCGCCGGCGCCGACTGGGAGCTACTGA
- the phnN gene encoding phosphonate metabolism protein/1,5-bisphosphokinase (PRPP-forming) PhnN, translated as MQGRLIYLIGPSGAGKDSLLDAARPALAERHVRVARRVITRSAEATGEAAQPVTPSEFERLEAQHAFALSWRANGLAYGIPAQIDEWLAAGEHVLVNGSRGYLPQARERYPNLLAVLLSVEQDVLRQRLQARGRETDEQIDSRLARNALFAGELDDYISLDNSTPLEESVGRLLALIDEHLPAD; from the coding sequence ATGCAAGGCCGCTTGATCTACCTGATCGGGCCGTCCGGCGCCGGCAAAGACAGCCTGCTCGACGCCGCCCGGCCGGCGCTAGCCGAACGCCACGTACGCGTTGCGCGGCGAGTGATCACCCGCTCGGCAGAAGCCACCGGCGAAGCCGCGCAGCCGGTCACACCAAGTGAATTCGAGCGTCTCGAAGCGCAGCACGCCTTTGCCCTGAGCTGGCGCGCCAACGGTCTGGCCTATGGCATACCGGCACAGATCGACGAATGGCTGGCAGCCGGCGAGCACGTACTGGTCAATGGCTCGCGCGGTTATCTTCCGCAGGCACGCGAGCGTTACCCGAACCTGCTCGCCGTACTGCTCAGCGTCGAGCAGGACGTGCTGCGCCAGCGTCTGCAGGCGCGTGGGCGCGAGACCGATGAGCAGATCGACTCACGCTTGGCGCGCAACGCGCTATTCGCCGGTGAGCTGGACGACTACATCAGTCTGGATAACTCCACGCCGCTGGAGGAGAGTGTGGGTCGTCTGTTGGCGTTGATCGATGAGCATCTGCCTGCGGACTGA
- a CDS encoding biotin-independent malonate decarboxylase subunit beta yields the protein MTDVSANTVARLLESRSFVELGARQRARALLDEGSFRELLDPFDRVTSPWLPKQGIVTQADDGVVVAKGTIDGQPAVIAAIEGAFQGGSMGEVGGAKIAGALELAAEDNRSGIPTRAVLLLETGGVRLQEANLGLAAIAEIQAAIVELRDYQPVIGVVAGSVGCFGGMSIAAGLCSYLIVTREARVGLNGPQVIEQEAGLDEYDSRDRPFIWSLTGGEQRYASGLVDAYVADDTDAIRAQLHELFALGKPLQPRSRRHAWFLQRLADVDTRTQLDAAAVRALYEGDAQ from the coding sequence ATGACTGATGTGTCCGCTAACACCGTGGCCCGTTTACTTGAGTCGCGCAGCTTCGTCGAGCTCGGCGCCCGCCAGCGTGCCCGCGCACTGCTGGACGAAGGCAGCTTCCGCGAACTGCTCGATCCGTTCGATCGCGTCACCTCGCCCTGGCTGCCGAAGCAGGGCATCGTCACCCAGGCCGACGACGGCGTGGTGGTCGCCAAGGGCACCATTGACGGCCAGCCGGCGGTGATCGCCGCCATCGAAGGCGCCTTCCAGGGCGGCAGCATGGGCGAGGTCGGTGGCGCGAAGATCGCCGGCGCGCTGGAACTGGCTGCCGAAGACAACCGCAGCGGCATCCCGACCCGCGCCGTGCTCTTGCTGGAAACCGGTGGCGTGCGTCTGCAGGAAGCCAACTTGGGCCTGGCTGCCATCGCCGAAATCCAGGCGGCCATCGTCGAACTGCGAGACTACCAGCCGGTGATCGGCGTGGTCGCCGGCTCCGTCGGCTGCTTCGGCGGCATGTCCATCGCCGCCGGGTTGTGCAGCTACCTGATCGTTACCCGTGAGGCCCGCGTCGGTCTCAACGGCCCGCAGGTGATCGAGCAGGAAGCCGGGCTCGACGAGTACGACTCCCGCGACCGGCCGTTCATCTGGAGCCTGACCGGTGGCGAGCAACGCTACGCCTCGGGTCTGGTGGACGCCTACGTCGCCGACGACACCGATGCCATCCGCGCGCAGCTGCATGAGCTGTTCGCTCTCGGCAAGCCGCTGCAGCCGCGCAGCCGCCGCCACGCCTGGTTCCTCCAGCGCCTGGCCGACGTCGACACCCGCACGCAGCTCGATGCCGCCGCCGTGCGTGCCCTCTACGAAGGAGATGCCCAATGA
- the madL gene encoding malonate transporter subunit MadL, which produces MIIFGVAFLALCTLTGIFVGELLGKAIGVPANVGGVGIAMVLLILIGSYLKKRGLFNPESEQGIKFWSAVYIPIVVAMAAQQNVYGALAGGPMAILAGVAAVALAFMLVPVLDRIGRKKLEADPTLPADPVKPLTSSGRG; this is translated from the coding sequence ATGATCATCTTTGGTGTGGCCTTTCTGGCCTTGTGTACCCTCACCGGCATCTTCGTCGGCGAGTTGCTCGGCAAGGCGATCGGCGTGCCGGCCAACGTCGGCGGCGTGGGTATCGCCATGGTGCTGCTGATCCTCATCGGCAGCTATCTGAAAAAACGCGGTCTGTTCAATCCGGAGTCCGAGCAGGGCATCAAGTTCTGGAGCGCCGTGTACATCCCCATCGTGGTCGCCATGGCCGCGCAGCAGAACGTCTACGGCGCCCTGGCGGGCGGCCCGATGGCGATCCTCGCCGGCGTCGCTGCGGTCGCGCTGGCCTTCATGCTGGTCCCGGTGCTTGATCGGATCGGTCGAAAAAAGCTTGAGGCCGACCCGACACTGCCGGCTGATCCAGTCAAGCCGCTCACCAGCAGTGGACGGGGGTAA
- a CDS encoding malonate decarboxylase holo-ACP synthase, which produces MHDTPRPHDLLWGMRPEQLPADAPAWAVAVLAAGQPVVVRRARVAVGLVAVGLRGATRDQRLAALMPVEAISHRLAPEDLLARQASEDLPVFRVLAELRPLLDALGHAWGVTGSAGFQLATGLPTAHPDSDLDLRLRAERPLPRSEARPLLQLLEGRACRVDLQLETPLGGVALREWAGDGARVLVKTADGPRLVGDPWQAERAA; this is translated from the coding sequence ATGCACGACACTCCCCGCCCCCACGACCTGCTCTGGGGCATGCGTCCCGAGCAACTGCCGGCCGATGCGCCCGCCTGGGCGGTCGCTGTGCTCGCCGCTGGCCAGCCGGTGGTGGTGCGGCGTGCGCGTGTGGCCGTCGGCCTGGTCGCGGTGGGGCTGCGGGGTGCGACGCGTGATCAACGCCTGGCCGCGCTGATGCCGGTCGAGGCGATCAGTCATCGGCTGGCGCCGGAAGATCTGCTCGCTCGACAGGCCAGTGAGGATCTGCCGGTGTTCCGCGTGCTGGCCGAGCTACGCCCCTTGCTCGATGCGCTGGGCCACGCCTGGGGCGTTACCGGCTCGGCCGGTTTTCAACTCGCCACCGGGCTGCCGACGGCGCACCCGGACAGCGATCTCGATCTGCGGCTCAGAGCCGAGCGCCCACTGCCACGCAGCGAGGCGCGCCCGCTGTTGCAGCTGCTGGAAGGCCGCGCCTGCCGCGTCGACCTGCAGCTGGAAACCCCGCTGGGCGGTGTGGCGCTCAGGGAATGGGCCGGTGACGGCGCGCGGGTGCTGGTCAAGACCGCGGACGGACCCCGGCTGGTAGGCGATCCCTGGCAAGCGGAGCGTGCGGCATGA
- the mdcH gene encoding malonate decarboxylase subunit epsilon, translating to MSSLFAFPGQGAQKPGMLQRLPQEPEVHECLTQASAVLGEDALLLDSAEALQSTRAVQLCLLIAGVAGARLLMRDGQRPDYVAGLSIGAYAAAVVAGALDYRDAVRLVALRGELMQRAYPHGYGMTAILGLSLSAVEGLLAEAKEPAYLANINADNQLVIAGSDDAMTAVAAQAKALGASCARRLAMSVPSHCALLEQPARQLAEAFANVSLRAPQIRYLSSSSARPIFDIERLRDDLAFNMCRVVDWHGTLRTAYERGVRLHIELPPGSVLTGLARRVFEQGTLIAFDGARLDTLDALLRQEGSQSR from the coding sequence ATGAGCAGTCTGTTCGCCTTTCCCGGCCAGGGCGCGCAGAAACCCGGCATGCTCCAGCGCCTGCCGCAGGAGCCCGAAGTGCACGAATGCCTGACGCAGGCCAGTGCGGTGCTGGGTGAGGATGCGCTGCTGCTCGATTCGGCCGAAGCGTTGCAATCGACCCGTGCCGTGCAGCTCTGCCTGCTGATCGCCGGTGTCGCCGGAGCGCGGCTGCTGATGCGCGATGGCCAGCGCCCGGACTATGTCGCCGGGCTGTCCATCGGCGCCTATGCCGCGGCGGTGGTCGCCGGGGCGCTGGACTATCGCGATGCGGTGCGACTGGTTGCGCTGCGTGGCGAGCTGATGCAGCGGGCCTACCCGCACGGCTACGGCATGACTGCCATCCTCGGGCTATCGTTGAGCGCGGTCGAAGGCCTGTTGGCGGAAGCCAAGGAGCCCGCCTACCTGGCCAATATCAACGCCGACAACCAGCTCGTCATCGCTGGCAGCGATGACGCCATGACTGCGGTCGCTGCCCAGGCCAAAGCGCTCGGTGCATCTTGCGCGCGGCGCCTGGCGATGAGCGTGCCGTCGCATTGCGCGTTGCTCGAGCAGCCGGCGCGGCAGCTGGCCGAGGCCTTCGCCAACGTCAGCCTGCGCGCTCCGCAAATTCGCTATCTGAGCAGCTCGTCTGCGCGCCCGATATTCGATATCGAGCGTCTGCGCGACGACTTGGCCTTCAACATGTGCCGCGTCGTCGACTGGCACGGCACCCTGCGCACCGCCTACGAGCGCGGCGTGCGCTTGCATATCGAACTGCCCCCCGGCTCGGTACTGACCGGGCTGGCGCGGCGGGTTTTTGAACAGGGTACGCTGATCGCATTCGACGGCGCCCGGCTCGACACACTGGACGCCTTGCTGCGTCAGGAGGGCAGCCAGAGCCGATAG
- the mdcA gene encoding malonate decarboxylase subunit alpha — MTTTISPPPQWSRRRAEKARRLDQVRSLADGVVLPSERIVEALELLIAPGDRVVLEGNNQKQADFLSRSLAKADPGKLHDLHMIMPSVSRAEHLDLFERQIARKLDFSFAGPQSLRISQLLEDGLLEVGAIHTYIELYSRLLVDLIPNVALVAGFQADRHGNIYTGPSTEDTPALVEPTAFSDGIVIFQVNEIVDELPRVDIPASWVDFVVVADKPFYIEPLFTRDPRHIKPVHVLMAMMAIRGIYEKHNVQSLNHGIGFNTAAIELILPTYGESLGLKGKICRNWTLNPHPTLIPAIETGWVESVHCFGTELGMENYIAQRPDVFFTGRDGSMRSNRMMCQLAGQYAVDLFIGATLQVDGDGHSSTVTRGRLAGFGGAPNMGHDPRGRRHPTPAWLDMAMPGGEAPVTMLERGKKLVVQMVETFQEGGKPTFVEQLDAVEVAKKSGMPLAPIMIYGDDVTHLLTEEGIAYLYKARSLEERQAMIAAVAGVTSIGLRHNPKDTERMRREGLIALPEDLGIRRNDASRELLAAKSIAELVDWSGGLYNPPAKFRSW; from the coding sequence ATGACAACAACAATCTCCCCACCGCCGCAGTGGTCGCGTCGTCGCGCTGAAAAAGCCCGTCGTCTCGATCAGGTGCGCAGCCTCGCCGATGGCGTGGTGCTGCCCAGCGAGCGGATCGTCGAGGCCCTGGAACTCTTGATCGCCCCCGGTGATCGCGTGGTCCTCGAGGGCAACAACCAGAAGCAGGCGGATTTCCTCTCCCGCTCCCTGGCCAAGGCCGACCCCGGCAAGCTGCACGACCTGCACATGATCATGCCGAGCGTCAGCCGCGCCGAGCACCTGGATCTGTTCGAGCGGCAGATCGCGCGCAAGCTCGACTTCTCCTTCGCCGGCCCGCAGAGCCTGCGCATCAGCCAGCTGCTGGAAGACGGCCTGCTGGAAGTCGGCGCCATCCACACCTACATCGAACTCTATTCGCGCCTCTTGGTGGACCTGATCCCCAACGTCGCGCTGGTCGCCGGCTTCCAGGCCGACCGCCACGGCAACATCTACACCGGGCCGAGCACCGAGGACACGCCAGCCCTTGTGGAACCGACGGCCTTCTCCGACGGCATCGTCATCTTCCAGGTCAACGAGATCGTCGACGAGCTGCCACGGGTGGACATTCCGGCCAGCTGGGTCGATTTCGTCGTGGTGGCCGACAAGCCGTTCTACATCGAGCCGCTGTTCACCCGCGACCCGCGCCATATCAAGCCGGTGCACGTGCTGATGGCGATGATGGCGATCCGCGGCATCTACGAAAAACACAACGTGCAGTCGCTCAACCACGGCATCGGTTTCAACACCGCCGCCATCGAGCTGATCCTGCCGACCTACGGCGAATCCCTCGGCCTGAAAGGCAAGATCTGCCGCAACTGGACGCTCAACCCGCACCCGACGCTGATCCCGGCGATCGAGACCGGCTGGGTCGAGAGCGTGCACTGTTTCGGCACCGAACTGGGCATGGAGAACTACATCGCCCAGCGCCCGGACGTGTTCTTCACCGGCCGCGACGGCTCGATGCGCTCCAACCGCATGATGTGCCAGCTGGCCGGGCAGTACGCGGTGGACCTGTTTATCGGTGCAACGCTGCAGGTCGATGGCGACGGGCATTCCTCCACCGTCACCCGTGGCCGCCTGGCCGGTTTCGGCGGTGCGCCGAACATGGGCCACGATCCGCGCGGCCGTCGCCATCCGACGCCCGCCTGGTTGGACATGGCCATGCCCGGCGGCGAAGCCCCGGTGACCATGCTCGAGCGCGGCAAGAAGCTCGTGGTGCAGATGGTCGAGACCTTCCAGGAAGGCGGCAAACCCACCTTCGTCGAGCAGCTCGACGCGGTGGAGGTGGCGAAGAAGAGCGGCATGCCGCTGGCGCCGATCATGATCTACGGCGACGACGTCACCCACCTGCTCACCGAGGAAGGCATCGCCTACCTGTACAAGGCCCGCTCGCTGGAGGAGCGCCAGGCGATGATCGCCGCAGTCGCCGGCGTCACCAGCATCGGCCTGCGCCACAACCCGAAGGACACCGAGCGCATGCGCCGCGAAGGGTTGATCGCTTTGCCGGAAGACCTCGGCATCCGCCGCAACGACGCCAGCCGCGAGCTGCTCGCCGCCAAGAGCATCGCTGAGCTGGTCGACTGGTCCGGCGGCCTCTACAACCCGCCTGCCAAGTTCAGGAGCTGGTGA
- a CDS encoding SDR family oxidoreductase has product MKQKIVFITGATSGFGRATARRFAEAGWALVLTGRRSERLEELQSQLSAKVPVHIATLDVRHAGGVKEVVEQLPAEFRQIDCLVNNAGLALAPQPAQKVDLADWHTMIDTNITGLVNVTHALLPTLIATGKGASIVNIGSVAGHWPYPGGHVYGATKAFVEQFGYNLRCDLLGTGVRVTDIAPGMAETEFTLVRTKGDQDASDRLYRGTTPLTAEDIAEQIFYVATLPDHININRLEVMPTRQAWSPFNIDRDK; this is encoded by the coding sequence ATGAAACAGAAGATCGTATTCATCACCGGCGCCACCTCCGGCTTCGGCCGTGCCACCGCCCGCCGCTTCGCCGAGGCCGGCTGGGCGCTGGTGCTGACCGGCCGGCGCAGCGAGCGCCTGGAAGAGCTGCAGAGCCAGCTGTCGGCGAAGGTGCCGGTGCACATCGCTACCCTCGACGTGCGCCACGCCGGCGGGGTGAAGGAGGTGGTCGAGCAGCTGCCGGCCGAATTCCGCCAGATCGATTGCCTGGTCAACAACGCCGGCCTGGCGCTGGCGCCGCAGCCCGCGCAAAAGGTCGATCTAGCCGATTGGCACACCATGATCGATACCAACATCACCGGCCTGGTCAACGTCACCCATGCCTTGCTGCCGACGCTGATCGCCACCGGCAAGGGTGCCAGCATCGTCAACATCGGCTCGGTGGCCGGCCACTGGCCGTATCCGGGCGGCCACGTCTACGGTGCGACCAAGGCCTTCGTCGAGCAGTTCGGCTACAACCTGCGCTGCGACCTGCTCGGCACCGGCGTGCGCGTCACCGACATCGCGCCGGGCATGGCCGAAACCGAATTCACCCTGGTGCGCACCAAGGGCGATCAGGACGCCAGCGACCGGCTCTACCGCGGCACCACGCCGCTGACCGCCGAGGACATCGCCGAGCAGATCTTCTACGTCGCGACCCTGCCGGATCACATCAACATCAACCGCCTGGAAGTGATGCCGACGCGCCAGGCCTGGTCGCCGTTCAATATCGATCGCGACAAGTAA
- a CDS encoding malonate decarboxylase subunit delta, with amino-acid sequence METLSFEFAAGQPARGKALVGVVGSGDLEVLLEPGQAGKLAIQVVTSVNGAEQRWKSLFERMFREQTPPALNIDIHDFGATPGVVRLRLEQGLEEVGHD; translated from the coding sequence ATGGAAACCCTGTCTTTCGAATTCGCCGCCGGGCAACCCGCCCGCGGCAAGGCCCTGGTCGGCGTGGTCGGCTCGGGCGATCTGGAAGTGCTGCTGGAACCCGGCCAGGCCGGCAAGCTGGCGATCCAGGTGGTCACCTCGGTCAATGGTGCCGAGCAGCGCTGGAAGAGCCTGTTCGAGCGGATGTTCCGCGAGCAGACGCCACCGGCATTGAACATCGATATTCACGATTTTGGGGCCACGCCCGGCGTAGTGCGTCTGCGCCTGGAGCAGGGACTGGAGGAGGTCGGCCATGACTGA
- a CDS encoding LysR substrate-binding domain-containing protein, producing MQIDEELTLKKLEVFLAFMRSGNLGKAAVELNTSNVSVHRAIHSLESALRCPLFKHEGRNLIPLESAYVLEERAQQLVKDVLETVRQTREAAGFSAERFKLGALYSLTVKTVPQLIMGLKLRRSELNIDLILGSNVDLLYKLKNMELDAILVSLNESVADSDCAQVQLFSDDIFLAAPADSPFANQSEVDLSDLRDATFITLSQGFATHQDGNRVFQLAGFEPKVAMQVNDIFTLLSMVNSGVGYALLPGRVGMVYESRVRLIPLQARYHLQQHIGVVFLKAKERDPNLLALLAECRMYSLKHPS from the coding sequence ATGCAGATCGACGAAGAACTGACCCTGAAGAAGCTGGAAGTGTTTCTGGCCTTCATGCGCAGCGGCAATCTGGGCAAGGCCGCGGTGGAGCTGAACACCAGCAACGTCAGCGTGCACCGCGCCATCCACTCCCTGGAAAGCGCGCTGCGCTGCCCGCTGTTCAAGCACGAGGGGCGCAACCTGATCCCGCTGGAAAGCGCCTACGTGCTGGAAGAGCGCGCCCAGCAGCTGGTCAAGGACGTGCTCGAGACGGTACGCCAGACCCGCGAAGCCGCCGGCTTCTCGGCCGAGCGCTTCAAGCTCGGCGCGCTGTATTCGCTGACGGTGAAGACCGTGCCGCAGCTGATCATGGGTCTGAAACTGCGCCGCAGCGAACTCAACATCGACCTGATCCTCGGCTCCAACGTCGACCTGCTCTACAAGCTGAAGAACATGGAGCTCGACGCCATCCTGGTGTCGCTCAACGAAAGCGTGGCCGACTCGGACTGCGCGCAGGTGCAGCTGTTTTCCGACGACATCTTCCTCGCCGCGCCGGCCGACTCGCCCTTCGCCAATCAGAGCGAGGTGGACCTCAGCGACCTGCGCGACGCCACTTTCATCACCCTGTCGCAGGGCTTCGCCACCCACCAGGACGGCAACCGGGTGTTCCAGCTGGCGGGCTTCGAGCCGAAGGTGGCGATGCAGGTGAACGACATCTTCACCCTGCTCAGCATGGTCAATTCCGGGGTCGGTTACGCATTGCTGCCAGGGCGCGTGGGGATGGTCTACGAATCGCGGGTGCGGCTGATCCCACTACAGGCGCGTTATCACCTGCAGCAGCATATCGGCGTGGTGTTCCTCAAGGCCAAGGAGCGCGACCCCAACCTGCTGGCGCTGCTCGCCGAATGCCGGATGTACAGCTTGAAACATCCGAGCTGA
- the mdcE gene encoding biotin-independent malonate decarboxylase subunit gamma: MSRGLNWLQALAGGQALAGYPASVKVVDGTLGERTARYIAVVPDAENPFPRARNGEVGLLEGWALGQALDEVIAADRDKADKRVVVAVVDVPSQAYGRREEALGIHQALAGAVDGYARARLAGHPVIALLVGKAMSGAFLAHGYQAQRIIALRDPGVMVHAMGKAAAARITLRSVEELEALAESVPPMAYDIDNYATLGLLWETLAVDSIEQPSADDLARVRDCLAKAVADIGGSSDLRGRLGAPNRKASSRVRELLRAQW; this comes from the coding sequence ATGAGCCGTGGACTGAACTGGTTGCAAGCCCTGGCCGGCGGTCAGGCACTGGCCGGCTATCCGGCCTCGGTGAAGGTGGTCGACGGCACGCTCGGTGAGCGCACCGCCCGCTATATCGCCGTGGTGCCGGACGCCGAGAATCCCTTCCCGCGCGCGCGCAATGGCGAGGTCGGTCTGCTCGAAGGCTGGGCCCTGGGCCAGGCGCTGGACGAGGTGATCGCCGCCGATCGCGACAAGGCGGACAAGCGCGTGGTGGTCGCCGTGGTCGACGTGCCGAGCCAGGCCTATGGCCGCCGCGAGGAGGCGTTGGGCATTCACCAGGCGCTGGCCGGTGCGGTGGACGGCTATGCCCGCGCACGGCTGGCCGGGCACCCGGTGATCGCGCTGCTGGTGGGCAAGGCCATGTCCGGTGCCTTTCTCGCCCACGGTTATCAGGCCCAGCGGATCATCGCCCTGCGCGATCCGGGCGTGATGGTGCACGCCATGGGCAAGGCCGCTGCGGCGCGCATCACCCTGCGCAGCGTCGAGGAGCTGGAAGCCCTGGCCGAATCGGTGCCGCCGATGGCCTACGACATCGACAACTACGCGACCCTTGGCCTGCTCTGGGAAACCCTCGCCGTGGACAGCATCGAGCAGCCCTCGGCGGATGATCTGGCGCGTGTGCGCGACTGTCTCGCCAAGGCCGTGGCGGACATCGGCGGCAGCAGCGATCTGCGCGGCCGTCTCGGCGCGCCGAACCGCAAGGCGTCGTCACGGGTGCGCGAGCTGTTGCGCGCGCAGTGGTAG
- a CDS encoding D-amino acid dehydrogenase gives MKTIAVIGGGITGVTTAYALAKRGFSVTLLEKHRYAAMETSFANGGQLSASNAEVWNHWSTIVKGLKWMLKSDAPLLVNPKPSWHKLSWFAEFIGSIPNYRQNTIETARLAIAAREHLFAWADEEGIDFDLKKKGILHIYRDKAGFEHAGLVSRLLAEGGLPRRSVTPEEMRAIEPTLAGSYYGGYFTECDSTGDIHKFTHGLATAIERLGVRCLYGEDVQAVATDGKRATVTLGGVAGGERLEFDGLVICAGTASRGLAAQLGDRVNIYPVKGYSITVNLADEVSRASAPIVSLLDDETKLVSSRLGDDRFRVAGTAEFNGYNRDIRADRIRPLVDWVNECFPGVNTRSVVPWAGLRPMMPNMMPKVGRGSSPCVFYNTGHGHLGWTLSAITADMVGDVVAQSLGRPAPVASGQTAVA, from the coding sequence ATGAAAACAATCGCAGTCATCGGTGGCGGCATCACCGGCGTCACCACCGCCTATGCCCTGGCCAAGCGCGGCTTCTCGGTCACTCTGCTGGAAAAGCACCGCTACGCGGCGATGGAAACCTCGTTCGCCAACGGCGGCCAGCTTTCGGCTTCCAATGCCGAGGTCTGGAACCACTGGTCGACCATCGTCAAGGGTCTCAAGTGGATGCTCAAGAGCGATGCGCCGCTGCTGGTCAATCCCAAGCCCAGCTGGCACAAGCTCTCCTGGTTTGCCGAGTTCATCGGCTCGATTCCCAACTACCGGCAGAACACCATCGAGACCGCGCGCCTGGCCATCGCCGCGCGCGAGCATCTGTTCGCCTGGGCTGACGAGGAAGGCATCGACTTCGACCTGAAAAAGAAAGGCATCCTGCACATCTACCGTGACAAGGCCGGCTTCGAGCATGCCGGGCTGGTTTCCCGCCTGCTTGCCGAAGGCGGTCTGCCGCGGCGCAGCGTGACGCCCGAGGAGATGCGCGCCATCGAGCCGACCCTGGCCGGCAGCTATTACGGTGGCTACTTCACCGAGTGCGATTCCACCGGCGACATCCACAAGTTCACCCATGGCCTGGCCACGGCGATCGAGCGGCTTGGGGTGCGTTGTTTGTATGGCGAGGACGTGCAGGCGGTGGCCACTGACGGCAAGCGCGCAACCGTGACGCTGGGCGGCGTTGCCGGTGGCGAGCGCCTGGAGTTCGACGGGCTGGTGATCTGCGCCGGCACTGCCAGCCGTGGACTGGCCGCGCAACTCGGCGACCGGGTGAACATCTATCCGGTCAAGGGCTACTCGATCACGGTCAACTTGGCCGACGAAGTCAGCCGCGCCTCGGCACCTATCGTCAGCCTGCTCGACGACGAGACCAAGCTGGTCAGCAGTCGCCTGGGCGACGATCGCTTCCGCGTCGCCGGCACCGCCGAGTTCAACGGCTACAACCGCGACATCCGTGCCGATCGCATCCGCCCGCTGGTGGACTGGGTCAACGAGTGCTTCCCCGGCGTCAACACCCGCAGCGTAGTGCCCTGGGCCGGCCTGCGGCCGATGATGCCGAACATGATGCCCAAGGTCGGCCGTGGCAGTTCGCCCTGCGTGTTCTACAACACCGGCCACGGGCACCTGGGCTGGACGCTGAGCGCGATCACCGCGGACATGGTCGGTGACGTCGTGGCGCAAAGCCTGGGCCGGCCGGCTCCGGTCGCATCCGGGCAGACAGCCGTCGCCTAA